CAATGACAAGAGATAGTTGAATTGAATAGATTCACAGCTAAATTTATGTGGCGGGTTTAATTGCATATGAATTGTGTCGGCGGTACGTGAGCGGTGACCCACATAtctttttactttaaaaataaaacagaaaaGGGTCGAAATTGTCCTTAACTATACGAAACAGACCACTTATATCCTCCATTATATTTTGGGATCAAAAATGTCCGACCGTTTACGAGATCACAGATATCCTCAAGAGTTAACACCACAATTTTTTAGTGATGTACATGCCACATGGGACTAATACCTTCAGCTAAGTGTTGCCAATTAAGATTCACTACAAAGAACATGACATTTAGTGGCAATAAAGTTgccacaaaattttaaaatattgtcacTAAAGGTTATGAGTAATTTTTAGCCACGACTAAGGCTCCAACAACCATTCGctaacaaaatcaattttttcaacaaaaaaaacatgataattattttttgattgcaacttaattttttaaaataaataatttgcaATATCAATATTAAAGACACTcaatattattacaaaaaatcataaaaattacttCTGGATTCACATCTCCTACTATATAATTCATCATTGTAGATTTTATAcctatatatataacataaagataaaaCGTACAATGTCTTCAAACTCCTATTTAATCAATAtcgtttttgttttttaaaaagaatgaagaaaaaaacacaaaattatgatttaatgttaaaaaaatttagtgacGATTTTTCAAGCTTTTGTGGCGACTATTGTCGCCTCTAAAGTTCTAGTTCTTTTTTAGTGAATCCTAGTTGGCAACGCTTAGGTGGGGGATTAGTCTCATGTGACATGCCACATCACTAAAAAATTGGGGTGTTAGCTCTTGAGTGTATTTGTGGTCTCTTAGGATGACGGCGGGGATATATAATTGATCTATTTCACATAGTTTATGACAATTTTGATCCTtttctgaaaataaaatattgctCACTCTCTTTACTCCTATTTATCTATTGattcaaaaacaattttttttctacttcAATTTGTTATTTAAgcatatgaaaaaattatatattttctcttactcttaataaactaattatcttaatcattttttaaaatctagtatttacttcatttcattttatgtggCTTTATTTATCcttgatatgatatttaaaataataatcatgtttatcattatttttaatgattaactAAATTCAAATATGACAAgttaaagtaaaagaaaagagtaTCTTTCTATAACTACAAATATCctggtttttaatttttcctcttACCATTTAGTCAGAATAATGCAAGTATTAGTAAACATAAAATTGTTATGAgataatttatgtaattattattttatacagaatttctcattttatcatacataaaataatactacATAAATTTCTTTATAACTTATAGATCTATGCTTACTTTTAACTAGCAAATCaaacataatattaattttataaacgAATAATTTACCTCCTAATTAGATACTAAACATGATATTACTTGTGATTCAGTACACCTACATAATTCACCTCTAAGTTACCTACTAGGATTTAGTATCTAAGATTTGTTTTTGATTAGAGGTTAGCGgttgtttctttttaaaattttgtggtTAGTAAAATCTACCAcatatataaatagataaagaAGAAGTAAtccaaaacaaattataaataaggtgcgattaataaattataaatatgatgtgattataaattatattattaaataattttgatgtcTAGTCAAATATAATCACACAAAATTTAAACACAAAGTgtaatcttaaaaaaaaaaataactatgatgatattataaattatgTCATCTgagatcaaattaaaattaaaataaaaaattattttaaatttaatagtaCCTTATATTGAAACAaattcttacaaaaaaaaaagtgtgacATAGATAATAGTAAGTAGCGTTCCCAGAAGGAAAAGTATAGCACATTCATGCTTGCAAGTCtttacaacaaaaaataaagtttccatcattattatgaaaatacataactcttttttcttcaattgatataCATTTCCGTATCAATTGTTACTGAATAATTATAAGCTATTAAATTCATTTCAATTGATATTTTTCCTTTCCCTGCCGCCAATTTCAAACCAAAAAGGGTTAGttttgtcattttaaaatttaatccgcgtattattatatacatttttattccATACTCTATTCCGCACGAACAAAGATATACATCGCATAATTTTTTATACACATATTGCATTTTGGTTTATgatatcataatttaatatttgttaattttagtAGTAATTTTTATATAGATAAATATAATCATATCGAAAATGTTAATTCGTTAAACTGAACATGTTACctttggtttggtttgatttgattttttattctttttgaacACTCCTACATGTCACCACTGCTTTAAGATTTTTCCTTCCAATGGCAGGGCCCTTCATGATAAAGAAGAGAGACCCAAGAATGGAGTGACAAGAAACCAATTTTTCCTCATTGCCTTTATCTGCAGCTTTGGTTACTACGTCTTTCCAGGTTACCTTTTTCCAATGCTAAGTTCCGTTTCTTGGCTGTGTTTATTGTTCCCTTCCTCTGTCCTAGTCCAACAGTTGGGTTCAGGGCTTCATGGCCTTGGAGTAGGCACCATTGGGTTCGATTGGTCCACCATATCCTCCTATCTTGGGAGCCCACTAGCTAGCCCATGGTTTGCAACTGCAAACATTGCTGTTGGTTATTTTCTCATTATGTATGTTGTTACACCTCTTATGTACTGGTTCAATGTCTACAAGGCCAGGAACTTCCCAATATTCTCGGATGGCTTGTTTAAAGAAAACGGTCATGATTACAACATTTCAAACATCATAGACCCTAACTTTCACATTGATTTAGAGAAGTATGACCACGAGGGTCGTCTTTATCTCAGCATTGTCCTTTTACTAACTTATGGATTCAGCTTTGCCTGCCTCACTGCCACGGTTGTTCATGTCTTCCTCTTTCATGGATGGTAAGCTTCATACTTTGCTGTTATAGTGGATAAAATTCAGTATTTTAATGTGGCAATAGTTTTCAGACTAGAAAAGTTTAGTGCATAAAGTTTAGTAACCATTAGTGAAAGTAACCCCTGCCTCGATGTATAGAATGGAAGCACCACTTGACTAGTTATAGTGGTGCAGGGATCTATGGCATCTCAGCAAGTCTGCTTTACAGGAAAAGAAAATGGACGTGCACACGAAGCTCATGAGAAAATACAAGCAAGTTCCTGAATGGTGGTTCACGATTATActactaataaatattatagcAACTGTATTTGTATGTGAATATTACAAGAACAAGCTTCAATTAACATGGTGGGGTGTTTTGTTAGCATGTGGCCTGGCGTTCTTTTTCACCCTCCCAATTGGAGTTATTACTGCTACCACAAATCAAGTAAGCACATATTTAATTTTCAGTAAAATAACAGCTTGAGATCATCAATAGCTACAGTTTTTGTCCAAATACTCACTGTCGGATTTAGTTAAAATTATAGCTTGGTGTCAGTGTTGTGAGTTGCTTTCTTCATTTGGCAACTCTGATGTTCCACGAGCTTTGTTGCTCAGACACCTGGTTTGAATGTGATCACGGAGTACATAATGGGATACTTGTATCCAGGATATCCAGTTGCTAATATGTGCTTCAAGGTGTATGGCTATATCAGTATGAAGCAGGGTTTAACCTTCCTGCAAGACTTAAAACTTGGACATTATATGAAGATTCCTCCAAGGGCAATGTTCATGGCTCAGGTTAGTTTTCTTAATCTTTTGGCAAAGAGAAGTAACAGAGTTCTGCAAATTGAAAAGCTTGGTCTGCAAAGGCGTTATTCATGTTTTAGGTCTATAACTATACAGACCTGTCCcaaatctgttttttttttttgggattaCTTATTCAGGTAGTTGGAACCTTAATATCAGCGTTTGCACATCTGGGAACAGCATGGTGGCTAATGGACTCTGTCCCATATATTTGCGATAGGGCTCGGCTTCCTCAAGGCAGTCCATGGACATGCCCAGCTGATCATGTATTCTATGATGCCTCAGTTGTCTGGGGTCTGATTGGGTCACAGAGAATTTTTGGAAATCTTGGCTATTACTCAGCCATAAATTGGTTTTTCCTGACTGGCTCTATAGCTCCTGTATTTGTTTGGCTGTTACAGAAAGCTTTCCCAAACCATCACTGGATTAGATTGATTTCGGTGCCTGTGGTATTAGCCGGAATAATTAAAATACCACCTGCTACTGCTGTCAACTACAACAGTTGGATCATTATTGCATTTGTTTCAGGATTTGTTTTATATCGATACTACAAGAGTTGGTGGAGTCGTCACAATTATGTTTTATCTGGGGCATTAGATGCCGGATTAGCATTCATGGGAGTATTATTGTATTTGTGCTTAGGACAGGAGCATGTTAGCCTTCAGTGGTGGGGAAGTCATACAGATACATGCCCTTTGGCTTCTTGTCCAACTGCTAAAGGGATTGTGGTTGACGGATGTCCTATATTTTAAGCAGATTTGCTGCCGGATATGTGGTGAAGGCCATGGTTCCTTCAACGTAGTTCGTCTGGTCATGTCTGTCCCCATTGTTACAAGACTTCTGTTTGTGATCATGGCTCTTGCTTGAGTCGACAGGTTCCTAGGACGTGCCATTAGCAGCAAGAATTGGAGGACTCTATGTAAAGTTTTATGATTAGTCCAAGATGTCACAAACTTGTGCCAGAAAATCATGACTCAAGAAAATGCTCTGTGAAAATAAAACTGGGATTGTTCTACTGTTCCTCCACCTCCTGTAATGAAGTTAAAACTGTTTTTGGGACACATACAATACTGtataatattttcattgttGATGAATCTCCTTCATGTACGAAAAAAAAAAC
This window of the Solanum pennellii chromosome 2, SPENNV200 genome carries:
- the LOC107009519 gene encoding oligopeptide transporter 7-like gives rise to the protein MNDTESEISALLIQTDQLLHCNSTADDDNDDSPVEQVALTVPITDDPTLPVVTFRMWFLGTIACFLLSFLNQFFWYRNEPLTITSISAQIAVVPLGHLMAKGITDRVFFEGSKWEFTLNPGPFNVKEHVLITIFANSGAGNPYAIHVVSAMKLFYKQKLTFWVALIVIITTQVLGFDWAGIFRRYLVEPAAMWWPQNLVQVSIFRALHDKEERPKNGVTRNQFFLIAFICSFGYYVFPGYLFPMLSSVSWLCLLFPSSVLVQQLGSGLHGLGVGTIGFDWSTISSYLGSPLASPWFATANIAVGYFLIMYVVTPLMYWFNVYKARNFPIFSDGLFKENGHDYNISNIIDPNFHIDLEKYDHEGRLYLSIVLLLTYGFSFACLTATVVHVFLFHGWDLWHLSKSALQEKKMDVHTKLMRKYKQVPEWWFTIILLINIIATVFVCEYYKNKLQLTWWGVLLACGLAFFFTLPIGVITATTNQTPGLNVITEYIMGYLYPGYPVANMCFKVYGYISMKQGLTFLQDLKLGHYMKIPPRAMFMAQVVGTLISAFAHLGTAWWLMDSVPYICDRARLPQGSPWTCPADHVFYDASVVWGLIGSQRIFGNLGYYSAINWFFLTGSIAPVFVWLLQKAFPNHHWIRLISVPVVLAGIIKIPPATAVNYNSWIIIAFVSGFVLYRYYKSWWSRHNYVLSGALDAGLAFMGVLLYLCLGQEHVSLQWWGSHTDTCPLASCPTAKGIVVDGCPIF